A stretch of Sphingorhabdus sp. YGSMI21 DNA encodes these proteins:
- a CDS encoding SDR family NAD(P)-dependent oxidoreductase, whose protein sequence is MNKELSFGLSGHTALITGAGLGIGKASALDLARQGARVVLVDNDPRRLSEAEALFTGNKADLLSVTCDVTDEAAVTQLYAEAKEAGFMPDILVNNVGGGRSGRIWDMSVEDWDYTMRLSLRSMFLCTRAALPAMMDRQYGRIICLSSGARNGTVWNAFHTGACAYSTAKAGVIGFVRDMAIELADHGITINAVAPGPIDTELAGPYLQKMHEDGLEYSPIRMVPMHRLGTPEEVASAVTFLASREASYITGTTLDVAGGR, encoded by the coding sequence ATGAACAAAGAACTCTCCTTCGGGCTTTCCGGTCACACTGCTCTGATTACCGGTGCGGGACTGGGTATCGGCAAGGCCAGCGCCCTGGATTTGGCGCGCCAGGGTGCCCGTGTGGTGCTCGTCGACAACGATCCAAGGCGCCTCTCCGAGGCCGAGGCGCTGTTCACCGGAAATAAGGCGGACCTGCTCAGCGTGACCTGCGACGTCACCGACGAAGCCGCCGTGACGCAACTATATGCAGAAGCGAAAGAGGCCGGGTTCATGCCCGATATATTGGTGAACAATGTGGGCGGTGGCCGCTCAGGTCGAATTTGGGACATGAGCGTCGAAGATTGGGACTATACCATGCGGCTCAGTCTGCGCTCGATGTTCCTGTGCACGAGAGCCGCCCTTCCGGCGATGATGGACCGGCAATATGGTCGGATCATCTGCCTGTCGTCCGGTGCGCGTAACGGAACAGTGTGGAATGCTTTTCACACTGGAGCTTGTGCCTATTCCACTGCCAAAGCCGGCGTGATCGGCTTTGTTCGTGATATGGCGATCGAACTCGCCGACCACGGCATCACAATAAATGCGGTTGCTCCCGGACCGATTGATACCGAACTGGCCGGCCCCTATCTGCAGAAAATGCACGAGGACGGCCTGGAATATAGTCCGATCCGTATGGTGCCGATGCACCGACTTGGCACGCCGGAGGAGGTCGCCAGTGCCGTAACCTTCCTCGCATCCCGAGAAGCAAGCTATATCACTGGCACCACTTTGGATGTCGCCGGCGGCAGATGA
- a CDS encoding formylglycine-generating enzyme family protein, with amino-acid sequence MFLILFLASAAADRAGESPRFPPVRAGAAFSECAECPEMVVIPPGEFVMGSSQQERDELGVMEMFDKMESPQHKVSIGYYYAVGRYSVTFDEWDACVAEGGCNGYSPDDSGWGRGRRPVINVNYADTQAYLSWLSARTGQKYRLLSEAEWEHAGRGGTDTWYPFGDSIDPTKANYGHNLDRTTPVGSYSPNGFGLHDMTANTAQWVQDCHHDDYVGAPTDGSAWLSGDCKLRNVRGGGWSLQGWSVRVAQRIGDPPEARNSHLGFRVARDLPQP; translated from the coding sequence ATGTTCCTAATCTTATTCCTCGCATCTGCGGCAGCAGATCGGGCAGGAGAATCGCCGCGATTCCCACCCGTTCGAGCAGGTGCCGCCTTTTCCGAATGTGCCGAATGTCCGGAGATGGTGGTCATCCCACCAGGCGAATTTGTCATGGGGTCCTCCCAGCAAGAGCGCGACGAGCTGGGCGTGATGGAGATGTTCGACAAGATGGAATCGCCCCAGCACAAGGTATCGATCGGCTATTATTATGCGGTCGGCCGCTATTCGGTCACTTTCGACGAATGGGATGCGTGCGTAGCGGAAGGCGGTTGCAACGGCTATTCTCCCGATGATTCGGGATGGGGAAGGGGCCGCCGTCCCGTCATCAACGTCAACTATGCCGATACGCAGGCTTATCTATCGTGGCTGAGCGCCAGAACGGGTCAGAAATATCGGCTGCTCAGCGAGGCCGAGTGGGAACATGCGGGCCGGGGTGGCACCGATACATGGTACCCCTTTGGCGACAGTATCGATCCGACCAAGGCGAATTATGGCCATAATCTTGACCGAACGACACCGGTCGGCAGCTATTCGCCGAACGGTTTCGGATTGCACGACATGACAGCCAATACAGCGCAGTGGGTTCAGGATTGTCACCATGATGATTATGTCGGCGCTCCGACCGACGGCTCTGCCTGGCTGAGCGGAGACTGCAAATTGCGTAATGTGCGGGGCGGAGGCTGGAGCCTGCAGGGATGGAGCGTGCGCGTCGCCCAGCGTATTGGTGACCCACCGGAGGCCCGGAATTCGCATCTCGGATTTCGTGTGGCCCGGGACTTGCCGCAACCCTGA
- a CDS encoding Gfo/Idh/MocA family oxidoreductase, translated as MKTESIGLALVGCGRISAAHLAAVSELDPAFRLVVTVDPDLTAAQAAAEPFGASAFADVTEALTQPGIDAVLIASPNGMHFEQARTAIAAGKHVLVEKPLAETGAQALQLSKAAVEAGVILAAGHTFRHGPAVRTLMERLPGFGKLLAVEVSQCVFWDGPQAPWWADRKPDDSLILSLFAPHALDFVQLVMGRDDPLRVHVEAARHQSGWQAEDEAMMLFAYPERKMASVHISYNQPHVHDRKTLFFDQGVAEIQDGELLRWNNELLVEPPAGTFTDSSKMGGRDLSHYFTAQLMEFAKAVRGEPHHCPTGQDAARLIGLIDLVREKALHNSADAIAPNPMEKN; from the coding sequence ATGAAGACTGAATCAATAGGCCTGGCCCTGGTCGGCTGCGGCAGAATCAGCGCCGCTCATCTTGCTGCCGTTTCCGAGCTCGATCCCGCCTTCCGGCTTGTCGTGACCGTCGATCCGGATCTGACTGCAGCGCAAGCGGCTGCCGAGCCATTTGGCGCCAGTGCTTTTGCCGATGTTACCGAGGCGCTGACCCAGCCAGGCATTGATGCGGTGCTGATAGCAAGCCCCAATGGCATGCATTTCGAGCAGGCCCGCACGGCAATCGCGGCCGGCAAACATGTCCTGGTCGAAAAACCGCTTGCCGAGACCGGCGCGCAGGCATTGCAACTCAGTAAAGCGGCAGTCGAAGCCGGCGTGATTTTGGCTGCAGGGCATACATTCCGGCATGGGCCTGCGGTCCGGACATTGATGGAACGCTTGCCGGGCTTCGGCAAGCTCCTGGCGGTTGAAGTCAGTCAATGCGTCTTCTGGGATGGACCCCAGGCCCCCTGGTGGGCAGACCGGAAACCGGATGACAGTCTGATTCTTTCGCTCTTTGCACCGCATGCGCTTGATTTTGTGCAGCTGGTCATGGGGCGCGACGACCCATTGCGCGTGCATGTCGAGGCTGCGCGCCACCAGTCCGGCTGGCAGGCCGAGGACGAAGCCATGATGCTGTTCGCCTATCCAGAGCGGAAAATGGCCAGCGTGCATATATCCTATAACCAGCCGCACGTGCATGATCGAAAGACATTGTTTTTCGATCAGGGGGTAGCCGAAATTCAGGACGGCGAACTGTTGCGCTGGAACAATGAACTGCTGGTAGAGCCACCGGCCGGAACCTTCACGGACAGCAGCAAGATGGGCGGACGGGATCTGTCCCATTATTTCACTGCGCAACTGATGGAATTTGCGAAAGCCGTCAGAGGCGAGCCCCATCATTGTCCGACGGGACAGGATGCCGCCCGGCTGATTGGACTGATTGACCTTGTGCGCGAAAAGGCGCTGCACAATAGCGCGGACGCGATCGCGCCAAACCCTATGGAGAAGAATTGA